A portion of the Mesobacillus jeotgali genome contains these proteins:
- a CDS encoding flagellar protein FliT: protein MSAVLQFHQLTIELIHFLENADIDRDDKITQTEALLSQREAHMMAIVPPYTSEEMAAGKEINQLNMKLSQLLKVEKASVQKDIKGLQSKKESNTKYVNPYQSLSTDGMYYDRRK, encoded by the coding sequence ATGAGTGCTGTCCTTCAGTTTCATCAGCTGACTATTGAACTTATACACTTTTTGGAAAATGCTGATATAGATCGCGATGATAAAATCACTCAAACTGAAGCGTTACTGAGCCAACGAGAGGCACACATGATGGCGATTGTTCCCCCTTATACATCCGAGGAAATGGCAGCAGGGAAGGAAATCAATCAGCTGAATATGAAACTTTCTCAGCTTTTAAAAGTTGAAAAGGCTTCGGTTCAAAAAGATATTAAAGGTTTGCAATCAAAAAAAGAATCCAATACAAAATATGTCAATCCGTATCAAAGTCTTTCAACGGATGGCATGTATTACGACAGGAGAAAATAG
- a CDS encoding DUF1028 domain-containing protein: MTFSIVGYDPREKEWGIAVQSKFLGVGAVVPFAKAGVGAVATQSYANTAYGPQALELMAQGKSAEEAMELITKDDPDKEMRQVGLIDAEGNTATFTGTYCYDWAGGVTGKHFAAQGNILVDENTVKAMAETFESTEGSLAHRLLQALNAGQQAGGDSRGQQSAALLVVKEKGGYGGYNDRYIDLRVDDHPDPITELIRIYGLQQLYFAKAKPENVVGVEGKVRETVIQHLKRLDYLKADPVDDAELHKALTAYIHTENFEEREQEKGKIDLEVLEFMKNQ, encoded by the coding sequence ATGACATTTTCAATCGTAGGTTATGATCCGCGGGAAAAGGAATGGGGGATTGCGGTACAATCTAAATTCCTTGGCGTAGGGGCCGTCGTGCCTTTTGCCAAGGCAGGGGTCGGTGCTGTTGCTACACAGTCTTACGCAAATACTGCGTACGGGCCACAGGCGCTTGAGCTAATGGCCCAGGGGAAATCCGCTGAAGAAGCCATGGAACTGATTACAAAGGACGATCCAGATAAGGAAATGCGCCAGGTCGGCTTGATTGATGCAGAAGGTAACACGGCAACCTTTACTGGTACATATTGCTATGACTGGGCAGGCGGAGTGACGGGCAAGCATTTCGCAGCACAGGGAAATATTTTAGTAGATGAAAATACTGTTAAGGCGATGGCTGAAACCTTTGAATCTACTGAAGGCTCGCTCGCACACCGATTGCTTCAGGCGCTCAATGCCGGCCAGCAAGCGGGCGGCGACAGCAGGGGCCAGCAATCAGCAGCACTTCTTGTTGTTAAGGAAAAGGGCGGCTATGGAGGTTATAACGACCGTTATATCGATCTTCGTGTCGATGACCATCCAGATCCAATAACGGAGCTGATCCGCATCTACGGCCTGCAGCAGCTTTATTTTGCCAAGGCAAAGCCGGAGAACGTGGTAGGTGTTGAAGGAAAAGTCAGGGAAACAGTCATCCAGCACCTCAAACGACTCGATTACCTGAAAGCAGATCCAGTAGATGATGCTGAACTTCACAAGGCACTGACTGCCTATATCCATACTGAAAACTTCGAAGAGAGGGAGCAGGAGAAGGGCAAAATTGACCTGGAAGTTTTGGAGTTTATGAAAAATCAATAA
- the fliS gene encoding flagellar export chaperone FliS — MALTNPYQSYQQNSVNTASPGELTLMLYNGCLKFINLAKHAIETEDIQAKNTNIQKAQKIVQELMVTLNMNLELSQNMMPIYDFMNRRLIDANIKNDTAILEEVEDLVTDFRDTWKQVIQLNRQKQHGQGGAV; from the coding sequence ATGGCTCTAACTAATCCTTACCAATCTTACCAGCAAAACTCTGTCAACACTGCGTCACCTGGTGAATTGACATTAATGTTATACAACGGCTGCTTGAAGTTTATCAATTTGGCAAAGCATGCGATTGAAACAGAGGACATTCAGGCGAAAAACACAAATATCCAGAAGGCACAGAAGATTGTGCAAGAGTTGATGGTCACGCTAAATATGAATCTCGAATTATCACAAAATATGATGCCTATATACGACTTTATGAATCGTAGGTTAATCGACGCGAACATTAAGAATGACACTGCGATTTTGGAAGAAGTGGAGGATCTTGTCACGGACTTCCGTGATACGTGGAAACAGGTCATCCAGCTGAATCGCCAGAAGCAGCACGGTCAGGGTGGAGCAGTCTAA
- the hpf gene encoding ribosome hibernation-promoting factor, HPF/YfiA family — MNYNIRGENIEVTPAIREYVEKKIAKLDRYFTESPNANVNVNLKVYQDKKSKVEITIPMKDLVLRAEEVHEDMYAAIDLITDKLERQIRKHKTKVNRKFREKESLKDYAPIFTEVENVEEDDDLEVVRTKSFDLKPMDSEEAILQMNMLGHSFYVFTNAETNQTNVVYKRNDGRYGLIEAQ; from the coding sequence ATGAACTACAACATTCGTGGAGAAAACATTGAGGTAACGCCAGCAATCAGAGAGTATGTTGAGAAAAAGATTGCGAAGCTTGACCGGTATTTCACCGAGTCACCCAATGCCAATGTGAACGTGAACCTGAAAGTGTACCAGGATAAGAAATCAAAAGTTGAAATTACAATTCCGATGAAGGACCTTGTGCTCCGCGCCGAGGAAGTTCATGAAGATATGTATGCTGCAATCGACTTGATTACGGATAAGCTTGAGCGCCAGATCCGCAAGCACAAAACAAAGGTCAACCGCAAATTCCGTGAAAAGGAAAGCCTGAAGGATTACGCTCCAATTTTCACAGAAGTTGAGAATGTGGAAGAAGATGACGATCTTGAGGTTGTCCGTACTAAGAGCTTCGACCTGAAGCCAATGGACAGCGAAGAAGCGATCCTGCAGATGAACATGCTGGGCCACAGCTTCTATGTATTCACAAACGCTGAAACAAACCAAACAAATGTCGTTTATAAGCGTAACGACGGCCGTTATGGTCTAATTGAAGCACAATAA